AAAAAATCCCACGACCCTGCGTCGCACGGCGTCCGCACAAAAAATGCTTCTTTCTCTGGCAATTTCCGTGGATTCTGCGACTACGGAAAACAGCGCGAAGGGCATCCGGCTGCAATTCAAAACGACGATGagtcctgcagctgcgtctgcatctgGAAGCTGTCCGGAACCTCACCTTCTGCGTCACAAGGCAACCAGCTCAGGTCGGTGCCAGAACTGCCTGTAGTGGAGGAGCTCATTTTGGCGAGTTGAATGTAGCGAGCGATGTTTTTGAAAATTATCAGAAGGCAGGTAGCCGGGCAACGAGAAATGCAGCGACCCGTTAGCGCAGAAGACAACGAACCTAGCTACTTGCTTTCGTGtgggaagcagaaaaaagtCAAGGGACGCACAGTTtacggagaagagaagagtgCACGTTCGCGttgagaaaaaaagagcgaagaaaaagacgcacgtcgagagagcgcgagagagtgAGTCACTTCTCGAGTTTGCTACGGCTGCCTTTTTGTGGTGTCTGCATGACGCGGTGCCTCAGCGAGCGCTCCCTAGGTGGTTGGTCTCAGCAACTCCCGAAAAATGTTCACGAATTTTTCCAAAGTAGTCTTGCCCTGAAGCTTTGCCAATAAAGACTTTCCCTCGCTGCGAAAAACGAAGACTAAGAAGCGTTCGCTGCGCGATTCCTCCTCAAGACATCCAGCGCGGAGACAAGGTCACAGAACGCGCGGCGGGTTTTCCGCAGACtctccgcccctccgcgAACGCTTGAAATTCTcagccggcggccgcctgaAGGTATGAGCTGGCGAACCGCAACTTTGCACAGGTCTATTCGGGCCGCCAAGACGAAAAGAGTCAAAGCAGggcgcaaaaaaaaaaggTTAACAACGCGCGAGGATGGCGTGGAGAAAACAAACATCTGCGAACAGAAAAACATCGAAAACACGGCAAGACATCGCGACagagggcagcggccgctcAACATCAGGTCGAGTCTCGCGCTCCTGTGAAATTTCGCAGATGTCGCGTGTCATTCTCAGCTTAGATGCAGCGTACGAATGAGACTGCGGGAGTTCTCGCTTCTCCCTCGTTGCTTCAGTGTCCTCTCCCACGCGAAACAGGGGAaagggagcgccgcgcctcaaACGGTCGGTTTACCTGCTCTCGCAGAACGCACTGACCTCCTCTCGTGTATCACTCATCCCCAGGGGTCTCGAAATTCCAAACTCGACGGCAGATAATCGTCGTTTCTCCCTTTCCCGTGCGCAATAGCGGGACTGAGACGAAACAGGCTCGCCTGCTTTTAGCGTTCGCTTTTTCGAAGTAGCAATCGCTTCTCCCGTCTTTGTCTCGTAGGCAAATGTGAGCGCAACACCTTCAGCTTTCTAGACAACCGACATTGTAGCTGTCGTTTCTTCTCAGTACAGGCTCGCCGTCAACGTCGTGTGCCCTTTCTTCGGTACAGGGGAATGAGAAGGCCCAGCCAGTCCGATTTCTCGTGCGCTCTGGGATGCTGGGAGTCCGCACCGCTCACCTTGTCTCAGAAACAGGTCGTCTAACGAATAAAAACAAACAAATTTGGCGTCTGGTGTGACCACCTCGAATCGGACAATGGGTTTTCAGAATTCGAGGGCACAAAAGAGTCGCAGATCTGTCCGTTGGTCTACAAATGGCCGGCGTACAAAAAACTGGAGTATTACCGTATCATGGAAAGAAAGGGGAGTTTACATAGCGCTGCAGCGTATGGAAGAAGCTTAGAGTGTCGTCTGGCGTGCATATACAACCTGCGTGTACCCGCAACTGTACATTTATGAGGCTGACGCGAGCCGACTATCGTTAAACGCAACAGGTTAAACGAGAGGGGTAAGTTCCCTATAAAACAATTGCTAGACTCTTAAGGTCGCGACGGTTTCCCACTCCACGCACATCAATGTGAAGAGATCGTGACCTGAAACCCAGGGCGTCGTAGCATCAATCGGTTGCGTCTCCAAGCGAACCGGCTTACCATAGTATCGGAACTCGACCCTTTAGGCTCGATAGATGGGAACAAAGGCGGCACACGAACTGCGGAACACTGCTGAAAACGGGTGGAAAAGAAGAATTTCCGTGTACTTTTGCAGTACCCTCCGAGCATGGAATGGGCGACGGCTGATTTGAAAGTGAACTACAGACATTTTCTTCTTGGAAGAGCCCACATGCTACGTCGTGCACCTCTGACTCCCGCCTATCCAAAGTATCAAACACAGTTCTCTTTGATTCGATTCCCCGATGTTCATGGTCATGTATACGATGTCTGTGTATCTCGTGGTATACGTGTCTATCGTGCGGAGTTGCTTGACGGATTCTTTGTGGCTTTCCATGTGCATGTGACCCCGCTGATCCGTTGCATGGTCATGTGAATGCGTCGCGTGATGCCCTCTATGATCCGTCCAATTATCTCTGTGAAATAAATAAGCTGTGCAGCTGTCTCTCCGAGGGCTGTCCTGTCGGTGATTTCACACCTTGCTCTACACTCCGACCCACGCTGGCTAGACGCTTCCCCCCGGCAGACTTGTGCAAGGGAAGAAACACGTCTGTCGAACATGCGCTCGCGTAGCTGCTTCAGTGAATACTCATTCACATACGTATCTATATAGTCTACAACGTGTAGCGGCTTAACAGGGGACGTCAGAAGCTGCCTGCTTTCAGACGGGAAGCTTGACCCAGACGCCTCCGTTCGGGCAATACCAGAGAGTTTCTCCGTCTACGCAGGGATTCAGAAGTGATCAGAGACAAATGCGACCTGTGCACACATTTACGTGCTCATGTCACATAGACACGCTGGCCTATGCGAGTGCACGGGTGTCTCGACAGCTCCATGGGTTGTTCAGTACGCAGCAGAAACACTGTGGGCTCGGAGACTGGATATCCGAAGTCACTACACTCTCTCCGCTAGAGCCGACACGGCCTACATTTCAGATATTCAACGAAGAGCTGCCATCAGAGCCTTAGCCCGTTCTTCGCGACTTGGAGATCAGCCCGTTTTTGCCGCACAGCGATGGAAAACCGATTGCCGAAACAAAGCTTGAGCAGTCGAGATGGCCACAGACTCCTGCGCTAGGGAAACTAGGCGGTCAACACTGGGAGCAAAACCGTAAGCGAATGCATCGATACctagataaatatatatatatcggcGTCTGCGAGAACCCAACTTGAGACAGCCGAGCCCGACGAGACCAAGAGAAAACAAAATACCCAAGTAAGCAGGTGTCTGCATCCATGCATATCTTGCTTTCATGTGTTTACGTAGCTACGAATAGCTTGATGTACTGAATATTTCGCCGCGTGTCTAACGCGCCGGCATTGCGTTGAGGATGCGGAAACCTTCCTGAAGCGTTTTCCTTGCAGCGAGCAGGAGGGCGCTTCAAGATTTTGTCTCTGTTTCCgccttccttcctctccgctcgcACGTGCGGGCGCACAACATTCGATGGAGAGAGGACTACGTATAGGCTCCCGCAAGAGGGGCATTATCCAGTGAGGGACTTTAGGAAACGCAGAACAGCCTCTTTGAGTTTTTTTCTGCCGCATTCCTCCCTCAAGAGAGAAAATGTCTTCCTCCCGGCGAAGGCTCTGGCAAGGAGTGCCCCGAGCAACAGCAGCCGCACGGTGAGTGGAATTCCGCCTCGTGGAAAAAGGAGGCTCTGGATGCGGAATCTCCGACCGAGAAAAAGTACAAAACTCACCAGGGCGATGCAGCACACCCTGCAGGAATGCGAAAGacgaaaaagcagaaaaagacTATCCATTCTCCATACAAGTACGCGCGGGCCTACTTCATGAACAGCTTGTCAACATTCATCCAGATTTACAAGCTTCACGCTGTACAGAGGGATGCACGGATATTGATATGGATCTTGCATATACGTGTTGCGATTCTATAGTTCTTATTAACAAACTATCGAgcaagagggagaaaagaaaaacttCTTATGTTTTCCACAAGCAGCGGGCACACATGATTGTGTTGGATGCACAGCTTAAGCAAAGTGTGTTTGTAAACGCTTACGCTCGAAGCATATGAGATACTCGTACTATTTGATAAGTGCACGTTTAACCGCACTCAGCGTATTCTCATGTCTGTGCGAACGAATTCGTAGAAGAAAATGTCAGCGTCTTGCGCGCAGCATTCTGAGTCGCacgcttctctctgcctgtcGCTGTGCCCCTACGCAGGATACATACCTCAATTCCACAGCTGCGCGCCTAAGTTCGCTCCAGCAAACCCGAGTTTGagcctcctctttctctaTTTCGATGCACTCTTCTTCGTGAGAGCTACTCTCTCCTCGTACGTCTTCTATGCGCAGACTGCCCCGCCATCCTCCATCGACTCCCTCGGTCCGGCCTTCTTTAATTTTGCTCGTTCCAACATCTTTCTCGCTTGGTTCTTTCTCTAGCAGCTCTCTGCCTGATCTTTGCTTCTCTTGTGCTTCGCTCTGGCTTCTTTGCAGCTCGCGTCTTTGCTCTGCTCCCCGCTCGTCGCGTGTGCCCTCGTCTCGTCCTCTCCCTTTCGGGATGTTTTGCGTCGGCGTTTCGTCTTTGCCACTGCttcgctcctcctcttcctcctcgttccACCACTGCGGCTCCGAAGCCGAACCGTCGTGCGTGCTGGAcgcgtcgtccgcggagTCTGAGGCCACGCCGTGTGGCAGCTCGAGGAGGGCATACGCGGCTGTTTCGgcttttcgccttctcgaTCTGTCTGCAGCTTTGTCGttgcctcgctctctttccATCTCCGCAACCCGCAAGCGAGTTTTCAACCGCCCCCGCGATTCCTTGGCCTGTTTCACTGAAGAGTCGCAACAGACGACTTCGGGCCgttcgtcctcgcctccacgAAGCCCGGCGCGGTGCACCCGTTTCAAGCGTCCCCTTCCttccgcggaggctgcgggtcctccgtcgccgtccaGCCGTTTTCGTGTTTCAAAGGCACGTGCTTCCCGGCGGCTCCACTCGACTTTCTTTCGCCGAAGGATGGCCGAGTCGATGACGTTGTAGCGCAACAGCGCGctgagaagggcgaggcgcttcgcctctgcagcctccccCGAGAACCGCACCGACAGAAGAACTGTGATGATGTACCCCGCTAGGACGTTCGGGAGGAGGGCCGGCGGCTTCTCAGGTGCGAATCCagcggacgccgaggagctcgaggacgccgcggcggcgggacacgaggccgcgagcgcaaGCGCGGGGTGCTTGTCTCTGAAAGCTCTCGCAGCCTCGCAAGCCTTGATACACTGGCGCTTCATAGTCGAGGCGAGGTACGCACGCAGTTGTgcgaaggacgcggagagcgacgtGAGGCGAACGAGGAGATTCGAGCTGTGGTCACAGAGCCGGTCTAAAAAACAGCCGTTCAGGTCGAGgagaagcgagacgcgacCCAAACCCTCAGCAGTGTCCTGCAGGAACGAATACGAGAACGGCGCGGACGACCCACCCGCAGCGCCCGAAGAGGACCCCCCAGGGAAatacagcgaagacgagtaCGGCGAAAGCGACAAACCTGTGAACAGAAGAAACCACGCAGACGCGGTGCAATGGGCAACATGCAAGAACAAGACCAAGGTTATCATGCCAGGGTCATCACCAACGCAGCGCCGAGCTACGCTCATGCATATATCTGCACATGTGGATGCGGGATTTTTTATTCCCGCAGTACACACCTCCATAAAGATGCATGAATGTAGAGACACGTGTATTACCAAGGGACGCGCTTCCACGCCCtacgcgcagccgcgcacgcaaGAAATCTAGCTTTGATGCAAGTTACGACTGTGTGAAGGAACTAATTGTGCACGCAGCTCGTACCGTTTCTGTATGGCGCGTACGACGCGTAGAGGGGCGCCGAGGTCCCGAACCCCACACCGCCGTGGCTGCCGTAGTACGAGCTCCCGCTTGCATTTGCGTAATAACTGTTTCCTCCATACAAGTCTCCGCTGCGATACGGATAGCTTCCCCCCGTGTTCCAGCTGTACGCGCTGTTTGCATAGGGTTCGACGTTTGCTCCTCTAGTGTAGCTTCTGTTGTAATCCGTCGCTGTATATTCTCGCGCTGCGGGAGGCGCACAAGAGAGGGGCGCCACAGCGGACTGGCCGTCGTCGTTTCCCGCCGGCAGATGTAGCATTTCTGCTGGGGTGCCAGGGGAACGAGCAGGCACAGGGGAtagagacgacgcggcggctgggcgGGCAGCGGGGTCGGTCTCGCGCAAGCGGTCGACTTCGAAGGTCTGCGCGAGCTTAGGAGTCGCAGCGTGCGCCCGAGGCGCTCTGCGCTCCCAGGGCTTCGGCGGAGGGACTTGCGAAGTGTCCATCGGCTTCTCTGATCAGTCCAGTagagcagaggagaaggaaggaaCCGAGATCAGACCGGAAGGGGGTCGCCGTCAAGAGAAAGCGCAGGCGGAACCGCGCTTAGACCGGCAACGACAGCGAATGCCAAACACACAAGACGAAAAAAAACAGTCACCAAGGCTTCACGAGCGCGAGGAATAATGAGACGAAGAAACGCAGGAAAACGAGAAGGGGACGCAGACTGGGGACGAGAACAAAGGAGGCGCTGTCACCGGTAACCAGTGGAGGAAGAAAGTGCAAGCAGAATAGAGGACAGTCGAAGTGAAAAGTCCGggcgaaagaagagagaaatgAACCTCGTCAATCTACGTGGCCGCACGCAATCTAGAAAGCGGCGACAGATGCAAAGAGGCTGAACAAGCGTATAGTGTTGTCAATTTCTCTTTGTGCAGCAGATCAAGGCACGACGAAAAGCACTGAAGACGCGTGAACCCGGTTTTCCAGCCGTCTGTAATGCCGTGAAAACCAAATGCGGTATAAAGGCTGCGAAGTCGCTCCGAGAGGCCCAGCAACCTCCTCGCCGAAACAAACACCGAAAGAGCGCCTTCAGGCCATTATGCCTCCGGCGGAAGGCCCCGTTTTAGACTTGTTTTGAGCACGTGATATGCACCGCTAGGAAAACAGATCCGAGAAACACGAGAAACTGCCGGCCGGCGAGAGCTGTTTCGAACGGCCACACAGCAAAGCTGGCTGGTACTGGGACTCATCTTCCGAATTCGTCTTTTTCTACATCGAATATCCCATAGACAGCCGGGATGCTCCACGTTCTCTCGATGAAAAACCGCTAGTCTACAAGAATTGATTCGTGCAACGCGTGGCGGTCGCGATACCGGGAGTCGCGTCGCGGCCAAAAGGAACGGGAACCCAAGAGGTGTGTGAGACAGATCCGCAGATCGGAGAGACGCATTACCGGCAGTATCAAGAAGGAATTCCGACAGCGAGGACGGGGCATGTGAGAATCGAGAGTCCTCCGAGACGTGAGGCCATAGGTTGAGCATGCGTACATCCATTCATACTTCCATTTTTGGGTAGTCAAAAAAAGCAGATCCCCCTTCCTGTTCTGCGCGCACGCCAACGGCGCGACGTTCATGTAAAACACATGTTTTCGGTGGAAATAGT
This DNA window, taken from Besnoitia besnoiti strain Bb-Ger1 chromosome III, whole genome shotgun sequence, encodes the following:
- a CDS encoding hypothetical protein (encoded by transcript BESB_048710), which produces MDTSQVPPPKPWERRAPRAHAATPKLAQTFEVDRLRETDPAARPAAASSLSPVPARSPGTPAEMLHLPAGNDDGQSAVAPLSCAPPAAREYTATDYNRSYTRGANVEPYANSAYSWNTGGSYPYRSGDLYGGNSYYANASGSSYYGSHGGVGFGTSAPLYASYAPYRNGLSLSPYSSSLYFPGGSSSGAAGGSSAPFSYSFLQDTAEGLGRVSLLLDLNGCFLDRLCDHSSNLLVRLTSLSASFAQLRAYLASTMKRQCIKACEAARAFRDKHPALALAASCPAAAASSSSSASAGFAPEKPPALLPNVLAGYIITVLLSVRFSGEAAEAKRLALLSALLRYNVIDSAILRRKKVEWSRREARAFETRKRLDGDGGPAASAEGRGRLKRVHRAGLRGGEDERPEVVCCDSSVKQAKESRGRLKTRLRVAEMERERGNDKAADRSRRRKAETAAYALLELPHGVASDSADDASSTHDGSASEPQWWNEEEEEERSSGKDETPTQNIPKGRGRDEGTRDERGAEQRRELQRSQSEAQEKQRSGRELLEKEPSEKDVGTSKIKEGRTEGVDGGWRGSLRIEDVRGESSSHEEECIEIEKEEAQTRVCWSELRRAAVELRHENTLSAVKRALIK